In the genome of Impatiens glandulifera chromosome 6, dImpGla2.1, whole genome shotgun sequence, the window TCTCCGATCTTGACCGAGCCTGACCAAGTCTAGATCGGCCGAAACGAACCCAGACCCTAGGACTCTAGTCTAGGTCTGTTTGGTTCGgattttcaaaacccaaaattatttttgtaattttaaaactcaaacccatttttaaataatttcgaaagatcagaaaatgatatttttatattttcgggATGATTcataaaccaatattttggatAAGGCCCCGTtcgagatttatttttaaatttttaataccTTCCTTTGACatttttagattttgttaaacTTGATACCAACGCAACAGGTACACACccctttcaaataattttgtataattatttacgcAACATAAGCCCATCCTCATTTAGAACTCATAAACTACTAATCAAAGAAAATAAGtgttataaatgaatttatcgtaaccagactttgtttattttaccaaattttaaaaacgaCCTTAGGCGGGCATGAAAGACATAGCGCGGAAGCCCTTTCTTGAGCGTAAACAGACAATAAACCCCCTTTTcaaaaactctagtataaatacatttgtacacgtatcattttattgattttcataaaatcacttggcgactctgattttcaaataaacaatatttttaaattaattatgtttaattgatttaaattgagttcaatttaaattgttatttaaactctgttaggatctagatcgccgatagtggaccgaagtccggctaaaggataatctatgacaacactcaacggttggcattaatccggttaagaattaacaccggtttcaatactacacaagctgtcacaaacccttgaaccaagttcaagtgcggaagtggtttgtttcagattgaagcaacacacacacaggatgaataaagatggtatttggagaatatcggtttgaagATTAGTGAAGCGGTTAGGATGATATGAATCGGTTAAGATGTAGAACCGGTAGGAAGTAAAGCACgagacatgtttttatggatgttcggagataaaactcctacgtcaccccttctttctcaaaccacgagaaggatattcactaaggaatacacaaacacaatacacgatcgagtcttatttactactcgataatcactcgtacaattctcacagtaattgtaatacacttcacaAATACACACACTTAAGCTTTGAATCTTAGAGAGACAATGGCTTTTGATCACTTTGTAATTTTGGTTTGTTCTCTCTATATGTTTCAAATGTTGTGTTCTTGCTTGTTCAGCTtttccttttataggtgaaatgtgccaacggtcacatttcttcaacgaaTACCTttagggtaatccttgaatctgattggttgagcagatgATCAGCATAGTCTTAAatgcggtttaggcttccaaggcatggagcagaccgacttgatttgtctttgcttgattatggaaactgtcggttggacagttgcttGCACCTGGGAGattgctcctttgacttataccaGAATGGTAATTTTTTTCCggcgatcttctgcagcctgcagcataacatcagacttgtatgaacaTGACAATATCACAATCTGAGTCgttgatgtcatcttctgcatatgcccaaagtgtttgtttgcaccaatttgtaaattgttctttatttgatatctttgacttctttctctaaatagtcttctcgttggatttgttctttggatttggattgaataCTTCATTCCAACTGATCATGTTagcaggttgttcagttcaaccggatatCTTCAGGTTTTGGATTTGTCATTTGCtttttctagccggtttgattacttgaccggttgtagttcttaaccgttcctgcacaataagtttgttttgttaagttcttattaaccggtcaattttatctaacaaactccctagattattaaaaaattgaacaaatgattaattatttttacatgattaatttcTTCCGCTCCAAGTAttgtcaaaatcttttaaaaattaaatgtttcattttaaaagatgctTAACATTCAAACTAatgttgaaacgcatcgaacctcgagcttccCCGCATATGTTTAAGACAtgattctaattttaaaatattcaaaatttgattttaaagaatatatatattctcactaatcatataaaaaaaatatattttttatcaataatttatatatatatatatatatatatattaaatgtagttACCATTTAATGAATTACCGATCAATgaatttttattgatgattaaaTTCCATTCATATATATGTTCAATGGCAATTAAAGCGTCATTATTACCCCTAATTGATATTAGGGGTGTAAGCAGTTCGGTTCGGTCGGGTTTTTTACCGTCATTCTAATTGTTGATAtcggtttttcaaaatcttccTCCGTCGGTTGGCGGTTAAAATTCGATTCGGTTTGGTCAATTATAAAATCGGTTCAATCGGCTTGTAAGTTTAAtcgttgaaaaaaataataaatataatataataaattaaagaacaaaaaaattaattgaattttataaaaaataattatttataattttctattcttttagtttagtttttatatttatatatatatataaactaaactaaaataatagaaaattagttgaattctttaataaaattatataataaaacaactatttaacttaaaaaaaatattagaatattaattaaataattttgagtttaagtaagaaaaaagacattaaatatacaaaataatagttATGTGTGACCAGATTCAAatcctaaataaaaaaacacctTAAATTCATCATTTACCACTAGACTAGAAggacatatatttataaatatatcaaaaacacGTATATATACGGTcggttttttattatataaatcgtCAACCGATCCGGCCAATGTCGGTACAGAAAATTATGAACCGGCCAGAACTCGGTTCGGTcggtttataattatttcggtCAATTTTTCATCGGTTCAGTTTGGTTCGGTTTTTTCGGTTTTGCTTACACCCACTTACATTGAAATTGAAACGATTGATTTgacagtttaaaaaaattatgtaaaagaGATTAATATTCAACAATTTCAAACACtaacaaaatctaaaaattgcattaagataattatttttctgattgttttttgaattttactGATTTATATTATGGTTCACATAATACTGCATTTTACATTATTTTCTGTTGATAATcattaatatacaaataaatctGAAGTGTAATGAATACTGAATTGAATTTGTTGTACACTTGTATCCAACAAGATAATCACATATGATAATCTTCAATACGAAATTCTTATAAGGAAAGAATAAGGTTCAATAATACTTCTCCTATCAATTTTTATCTCATATgataaacataaacaaaagaTTGAGACGACTAGAGAAGCTAGTTCGATAACATTCGACCAGCCTTATcattaagttattttgtttcGTTTCactttattcaatttatttatttgtaatagtATATTTGTGAATTCAAGTTTTCTGATTTTTCATCATCAATTGTTTTTTGAGTAGTGAGCTATTTCAAATTCACCCTATACAAAACATTCACTTCAAGCATATTTGTtgcaaataattaataattgtaacaTTGAAAAGTCTTGGTCACATCAAGAACTAACTTTTATGTAATGTTTCAAAAAACTAAAAAGTTACAATCAATTACTCCCACCTATGTTTGATGGGCACGAGATGCAAAGGTAACTTCTTGTGGACTGTAAGACCAGTTTCTTCTTCAAGGCTAATGTCTTCAATTATCATCCCTTGAGGTAACTCCCAATCAAAAGAATGCAATAAGTTTGCTAAACCAAGCTCAATGTTGGTGTTGCCCATTGCTATGGCAGGACAGATCCTCCTACCACTACCAAACGGGATCAACTCAAAGTGTCGACCCTTAAAATCAACCTCGCCCCCATCAAACCTTTCGGGATAGAACTCTTCTGGCCTATCCCATATCTTAGGGTCACGACCTATTGCCCAAACATTAACAAATATCATTGTTTTGGGGTATACATCGTAGCCACCAATCTTGCAATGCCTAACGCACTCCCTAGGGATTAGTAAAGTCGATGGGGGATGAAGCCTGAAAGTTTCCTTCACCAccatttttaaatagttaagttTTTCCAAATCTTCTAGTCCAACCATACTGTTTTTACCCACTAGAGCTCGAATCTCAAATTGGAGCTTTTTCATTACTCTTGGATTTTTCATTAGTTCTGTCATAGCCCACACTATTGTGTTGGAAGAGGTGTCTATTCCTCCGAAAAATACATCCTGAAAATTacataacatatatttatatgtaatgATATTAATCTTATCATGATAACATATATATGGAATGATATTAATCTTATCATGATAACCAATTATAGTCATTTATAGTTGGtttaattttggataaaactaatatctttatatattaattatcaaatcacataatttatcaataaaatactaaaatatttttactttacttttattaaatttaaattttaaatacaaaaagatattttaataatttatttaaaaaaaaaactcaaataaatttttattattattaaacataattcctTTTTTAAAAagtccaaaaatatttttaaaaactcaaagatcaaatgAAACAATAGTCAAACATTCAAATGAGCATAAAaagtacaaaataattaattggatcAAAAGGGTAAAATAAAGAaagtcaaaaatattaaaatagtctAACTCAACATATGCATGAATCTATAGATGCCctctaacaaataaaattaataatgtaagAATGAGTGAACTTACAAAAAGCATAGCCTTGACATGATCCAAGGAGAAACTAAACGAAGTTTTATCATCCTTATATAATTTAAGCAATATGTCGACGATATCATCTTTCTCGAGTTTCAATCTAGAAGGATCAAGATGCTCGTCAATGACCCTCGTTAAAAAGGCATCGAAATCCGATGCCCACTTCTTGAGCCTAAAATATTTTCCCGTCAAAGTATCAATGATCCAACCGAACCTAGGAAAGAAATCCGTCACCCAAAAGCAACTCAACAAGTCAATAGCATCATGTATAGCAACCTCAAACTTCTTGTTGCCAAATTGTTTCCCCTCATATCTCTTTCCAAACGCAATCTTACACAAGATGTTGTTGAGCAAGGAAAATACCTTCTCACCCATGTCTACTTCACGATTCAAATAATTCGCGGAGAGATCTTCGATGATATGCTTGACTTCCAACTCTCTTAGGGATGTGAATGAGTTGACTCTTTTCATGCTAAAGAGCTCCAAGACACATAACTTCCGCATCTCTCGCCAATAATCGTTGTAAGGAACAAATGATATGTCCAACAAATTGTAGCTCAATATTTTAGGACCATACGAAGGCGCCCTACTACAACAATCAATGTCATGAGTCTTTAGAACTTGTTCCGCCATCTCGGCTGTGGACACGACCAGAGTAGGGATTTGACCTAGTTTCAACAGCATAACCGGACCGTTTTTCATGGCAAGCTTCGCCAGGGATTGATGGGGAAGAGAACCGAGTTGATGCAAGTTTCCAATGAACGGAAGTCTTGCAGGGGACGGTGGATGACGACCCACATGTTTTTTCTTGTCTCTTAAAAGAGTCCAAGAAATTGAAACTATGATGAGGAAAGAAGCTGCGATAATGTATGAAGAGAAGATGTCCATATCGAGTTGTCTACTAACTAATTGAGACATGCATTCATTTTATAGCCATCAAAAGGTTTGTTTGGTAATATAAactataatcaaaattttaaagttgaatttcaattcttatatttattatagagTATTTAAgattaacaattataaataaaattataattttcaatttcactccttattttgaaattaaaattttaatatttattcttcttattaattttttaaacaaatcattttgttataattttctaattttaatttttatatctgaaaaaatataattttttattttaatattataaattttttattctaatattataaattttattttatttttttcaagtacaaaaattataattgaattacaattttataaaaaaaacattaaatataagaTTTAAATATCAATTCTTGTGAAATTAGAATTTTCATTTTCCACGTTTAATCACATTGTTAgtatataatttcaaaaacaaaatatttaataaataaaaaaatatagatttagagtataatttattaagttttaacaactcaataatttttcaaactaaaaaaaaaattatatttaattattataacttaaaattgttaatataatCCAAGTACAAGTATAATATATgttcttaacttttttttaaatgaaaagtaTTTAATTCACGTGACTTGTCATCAATTCTCAACAAGTctatctatttaaatatttacaaatttaatactTATCTTATCAAATATTCTAGTAATCTCTATTTGGATTACTGTAATTTGAATTGGATTAATGTAATTGAATTGGATACCTATAATTTGAATTGGATTTGGAATTTAtagaatcaaaattaaattataattgaatttatatattttaaaattataaaatgatcattttaaataaatatatatatatattattacttttatttattcacatttttattttattattattcatatatatatatatattctaaaagtCATACAgattttgataaaaacaatGTTAAAGAAACACGTGTcttattatacttattatatataaaattaaaaaatataagatatctCAAATCTTTCATTTTCTAGAAGTCAcggataaattatttttttaattatttttttatatatattttcaggATCAGagatattcatttaaataataataaaaaattcagtctttattatatgtatactcgttaatatatatatatatatatatatatatatatattgaatattataatatatttttttaaattgatatttatacatatagataaacattcatataatatcaatttttttaaatgtatataacGCAAAAAATCGATCCTTCCCGAGAAGAGGTTTTGTTATTCAATAGTTGTGGCACATAACTCACATTCCTCTCGAGTCTAGAGTGAGATGAGAAATCAAAATGTTATGATTGACTAGAgtgcttttaaaaaaatattgatttatactagttttgacttttttaaaGTCTACGCCTAATTTAGTTCTCGAAAAATcaggaaagaaaaatattgtgcGTGTTCAAGCTCAAGCGTATTTTAAAGGTTTAGTTTTTAATTCGGTGCTTGGTTATTTGCTAAAAATGGCTCTCGCACTATGTCTCACATGAGTGTCACATTATAGTTTATACTCTAAacttttgatcatttaaaagaatattattctataacttatttatttatccaatcCTAGGGCATATATCTAAAGGTAATCCAAGCCTAAACATGTGtctaattttttatcattttgttcTTAGGGCATGCGTCTATGTCATGGTCCTAAATCTAAAacttaatgaaataaaatgttaaatatgaGCGAGAAAGAGAGGCTCGAATGATAAATGTACAAATGTAAAAGGGAGGAAACTCTGTTTGATCTTACAACAAATGAAGTCATTTTGTCAAAACAATTGAAGTTCACCAACTGATCATCCCTCTCTCTTTTTTTGCTCATCTCCCTTTTAAAATGACTTCCTTCTAAATAGTCTAAGCCTTATGATCATACCCTCTCTTTTTTGCTCCTCTCCCTTTTAAAATGACTTCCTTcccttgtccttcctcttcccctttCTCTTGCAATGAAAGGAGAATGAAATAAAGATGTTGAGGAATACTGTATATTCTCATTTTGAgttctttcttttatatgaacttattttgatttgatagaaataattattttttaggatttttgggCTCTTCACCTTATTAtgttcaacttgaatttctagatCAGTCTCAGGATGCTTGTCTTTGTTTCCTTCAGCTTCATCTATGGTATCGTCTATAATAGTCTTAGTAGCATCTACTTCAGCTTGATTATTCTGAGTATCCTCCTCTCTAGTTTTCTATAATACAGAttgacttgtttgagaatcaactttttcatcttcttcattctctatTTCATTGCTACctttattctctttttcaataaaaaccccttaatatattttctttgattttattattttcttcattttcagatTTCTCTTTAGTTTCtacttctttctcttcctccatATTTTGCTCTTTTCTTTTAGACTCCcctatttctttttcttatttttttgcTTCTTGGTCTTTTAGTATCCTCTACTCATCTTCTATAGCTTGAGCACATTTCGTGCTgacatgttggaaagtattacAAAATGCACATTTATTCggtctccactcataagtgatttccatgacatTAGATTTTCCTTATCTATCGACCACTA includes:
- the LOC124943629 gene encoding cytochrome P450 71B10-like; this translates as MDIFSSYIIAASFLIIVSISWTLLRDKKKHVGRHPPSPARLPFIGNLHQLGSLPHQSLAKLAMKNGPVMLLKLGQIPTLVVSTAEMAEQVLKTHDIDCCSRAPSYGPKILSYNLLDISFVPYNDYWREMRKLCVLELFSMKRVNSFTSLRELEVKHIIEDLSANYLNREVDMGEKVFSLLNNILCKIAFGKRYEGKQFGNKKFEVAIHDAIDLLSCFWVTDFFPRFGWIIDTLTGKYFRLKKWASDFDAFLTRVIDEHLDPSRLKLEKDDIVDILLKLYKDDKTSFSFSLDHVKAMLFDVFFGGIDTSSNTIVWAMTELMKNPRVMKKLQFEIRALVGKNSMVGLEDLEKLNYLKMVVKETFRLHPPSTLLIPRECVRHCKIGGYDVYPKTMIFVNVWAIGRDPKIWDRPEEFYPERFDGGEVDFKGRHFELIPFGSGRRICPAIAMGNTNIELGLANLLHSFDWELPQGMIIEDISLEEETGLTVHKKLPLHLVPIKHRWE